One window of Leifsonia sp. AK011 genomic DNA carries:
- a CDS encoding ABC transporter ATP-binding protein: protein MTDTVLRGEGLTRTYGNGATEVHALVDAHLEVRAGELVALRGPSGSGKTTLLNLLGGLDAPTAGVVWLGDRQVTGASESDLVDMRRREIGYIFQTFALLSALSAAENVELPMRLIGVPALERAERVAELLTVVGLADHSEQRPSELSGGQQQRLGIARALANNPRLIIADEPTGQLDSLNAEAMMSLISSLVHERGVAALVSTHDPKMAAHADRILEIRDGHLGRRHGRHASGAEPDAKP from the coding sequence ATGACCGACACAGTCCTGCGCGGCGAGGGCCTCACCCGTACGTACGGAAATGGGGCGACCGAGGTGCACGCCCTGGTCGACGCTCACCTCGAGGTGCGAGCCGGAGAGCTCGTCGCGCTGCGAGGGCCCTCCGGTTCGGGCAAGACGACACTCCTCAACCTCCTCGGCGGACTCGATGCCCCCACCGCGGGCGTGGTGTGGCTCGGCGACCGGCAGGTCACCGGCGCGAGCGAGAGTGATCTTGTCGACATGCGTCGACGCGAGATCGGCTACATCTTCCAGACCTTTGCGCTGCTCTCTGCGCTGTCGGCAGCAGAGAACGTCGAGCTTCCGATGCGGCTGATCGGAGTGCCAGCGCTGGAACGTGCCGAACGCGTGGCCGAACTGCTGACCGTGGTCGGTCTCGCCGACCATTCCGAGCAACGGCCGAGTGAGCTCTCCGGGGGCCAGCAGCAACGCCTGGGTATCGCTCGCGCCCTCGCGAACAACCCGAGGCTCATCATCGCCGACGAGCCGACCGGCCAGCTCGACAGCCTCAACGCCGAGGCGATGATGTCGCTCATCTCGTCGCTCGTGCACGAGCGCGGGGTCGCCGCGCTGGTCTCGACCCACGATCCGAAGATGGCCGCGCACGCGGACCGCATCCTTGAGATTCGTGACGGCCATCTGGGGCGCAGACATGGGCGCCACGCATCAGGGGCGGAGCCCGACGCGAAACCTTGA
- a CDS encoding AI-2E family transporter produces MTFFKRDSASTPKPEGEPATPLATLLTDRIGKLALRSGQFILILALASIVVFALVQLKLVVVPLLLAIIIASAAAPLLMWMRSKGLPPIAASWIALVSGIVVFGGIVTLIVFAVRGQWDALVASTSDGIDQVQDFLTNGPLPIDAKQIEDARLAITDFLTSSQFGSGAIAGVTVAGEILTGAVLTVVILFFFMKDGDRIWAFFLKPLSAPRRARGERIGKTAVTTLGGYVRGTAIIALVDSVGIGVGLAILGVPLALPLAVIVFIGAFIPLVGATAAGVLAALVALVANGPVIALIVIIIVIAVNQLEGNFLQPVVMAQSLSLHPLVILVALTAGTILGGIIGAVLSVPIAAVTWAIVKVWNAPSTSIAEPRPRQKRSRA; encoded by the coding sequence GTGACATTTTTCAAGCGCGATTCCGCCTCCACCCCCAAGCCCGAGGGCGAACCCGCGACACCGCTCGCGACGCTTCTCACGGACAGGATCGGCAAGCTGGCGTTGCGCAGCGGCCAGTTCATCCTGATCCTCGCGCTCGCCTCGATCGTCGTCTTCGCGCTCGTTCAGCTGAAGCTCGTGGTCGTGCCGCTGCTTCTCGCGATCATCATCGCGTCGGCCGCGGCCCCCCTCCTGATGTGGATGCGGTCGAAGGGCCTGCCCCCGATCGCGGCCAGTTGGATAGCTCTCGTCAGCGGCATCGTCGTCTTCGGCGGGATCGTCACGCTCATCGTGTTCGCGGTGCGCGGCCAGTGGGACGCCCTCGTGGCGTCGACCTCCGACGGCATCGACCAGGTGCAGGACTTCCTGACGAACGGCCCGCTACCGATCGACGCGAAGCAGATCGAGGACGCGCGGCTCGCCATCACGGACTTCCTCACGAGCAGCCAGTTCGGGTCGGGCGCCATCGCCGGCGTGACCGTCGCGGGCGAGATCCTCACCGGTGCCGTACTGACCGTCGTCATCCTGTTCTTCTTCATGAAGGACGGCGACCGCATCTGGGCCTTCTTCCTGAAGCCGCTGTCCGCCCCGCGTCGCGCTCGCGGCGAGCGCATCGGCAAGACGGCCGTCACCACCCTCGGTGGTTACGTGCGTGGCACGGCCATCATCGCTCTCGTCGACTCCGTGGGAATCGGTGTCGGCCTCGCAATTCTCGGCGTTCCCCTGGCGCTGCCGCTGGCGGTCATCGTGTTCATCGGTGCGTTCATCCCGCTCGTCGGAGCGACGGCGGCGGGAGTGCTCGCGGCTCTCGTGGCTCTCGTGGCCAACGGCCCGGTCATCGCCCTCATCGTGATCATCATCGTGATCGCCGTGAACCAGCTCGAGGGCAACTTCCTGCAACCCGTGGTCATGGCCCAGTCGCTGAGCCTGCACCCGCTCGTCATCCTCGTCGCCCTCACTGCAGGCACCATTCTCGGCGGAATCATCGGGGCCGTGCTGTCGGTACCGATCGCCGCGGTCACCTGGGCGATCGTGAAGGTGTGGAACGCGCCATCCACCTCGATCGCCGAGCCCCGGCCGAGACAGAAGCGGTCGCGCGCCTGA
- a CDS encoding YafY family protein, with protein MTSTARLLRLLSLLQMRRDWPGTLLAERLEVTPRTVRRDVDRLRDLGYSIRATMGPDGGYRLDAGEELPPLLFDDDQVIALAVALQAASATGAGIEEAALRALTTVRQVMPSRLRHRLDALQFTAMPQSTSQVAPDVLLAVSVAIRAREVLRFDYGDDTDRPPRRVEPHHLVTHHGRWYLVAWDLEHDEWRLFRVDRMTPRSPTGRRFVERGIPGGNVSEYVAARFKGSDAANRWPCIGTVILDLPARSVLPFAGDGTVEDLGGDRCRLTAGAWSWGALAASLLRFEAEIDVQGPPELAATFAKLAERAVKASA; from the coding sequence GTGACTTCGACCGCTCGTCTGCTGCGCCTGCTGTCGCTCCTGCAGATGCGGCGCGACTGGCCGGGCACCCTGCTCGCCGAACGACTCGAGGTCACTCCGCGAACAGTCCGTCGAGACGTCGACAGGCTTCGGGATCTCGGTTACAGCATTCGAGCCACAATGGGTCCCGACGGCGGGTACCGTCTCGACGCCGGTGAGGAACTGCCGCCCCTCCTCTTCGACGACGACCAGGTGATCGCACTCGCCGTGGCGCTGCAGGCGGCGAGCGCGACGGGCGCGGGCATCGAGGAGGCAGCACTGCGGGCGCTCACGACCGTGCGGCAGGTGATGCCCTCACGCCTGAGGCACCGCCTCGACGCGCTGCAGTTCACCGCGATGCCCCAGTCGACGTCCCAGGTGGCACCTGACGTGCTACTCGCCGTGTCGGTCGCGATCCGGGCGCGGGAGGTTCTCCGTTTCGACTACGGGGATGACACCGACCGCCCACCCCGCCGGGTGGAACCCCACCACCTCGTGACGCACCATGGCCGCTGGTACCTCGTTGCCTGGGACCTCGAGCACGACGAGTGGCGCCTGTTCCGCGTCGACCGCATGACGCCGCGGAGTCCGACCGGCAGGCGGTTCGTCGAGCGGGGCATCCCCGGAGGCAACGTCAGCGAGTATGTGGCGGCCAGGTTCAAAGGGTCGGATGCCGCCAACCGCTGGCCGTGCATCGGCACCGTCATCCTCGACCTGCCCGCGCGCTCGGTGCTGCCGTTCGCGGGAGACGGAACGGTCGAGGACCTCGGTGGTGACCGGTGCCGCCTGACGGCGGGGGCGTGGTCGTGGGGTGCGCTCGCGGCATCCCTGCTCCGCTTCGAGGCCGAGATCGACGTGCAGGGTCCGCCGGAGCTGGCTGCGACGTTCGCAAAGCTTGCGGAGCGCGCTGTCAAGGCCTCTGCCTGA
- a CDS encoding VOC family protein has product MAQMFVNLPVTDLERAKAFYTALGFTINPLFSDHNAACVVVEDGHNYFMILVREFFQTFTDLPIGDPAVNPSVATAIFVDSRDEVDALAAAGLAAGGAEPRPASDYGFMYQRQLTDPDGNLLEFGWMDPTAAVEGPGATTDQS; this is encoded by the coding sequence ATGGCCCAGATGTTCGTCAACCTGCCCGTGACCGACCTCGAACGCGCGAAGGCGTTCTACACGGCGCTCGGCTTCACCATCAACCCGCTGTTCAGCGACCACAACGCCGCGTGCGTCGTCGTCGAGGACGGCCACAACTACTTCATGATCCTCGTGCGGGAGTTCTTCCAGACCTTCACCGACCTCCCCATCGGCGACCCGGCCGTCAACCCTTCCGTCGCCACGGCGATCTTCGTCGACAGCCGCGACGAGGTCGACGCCCTCGCTGCCGCGGGTCTCGCGGCGGGCGGTGCCGAGCCGCGCCCCGCGTCCGACTACGGCTTCATGTACCAGCGCCAGCTCACCGACCCCGACGGCAACCTCCTCGAGTTCGGCTGGATGGACCCGACCGCAGCCGTCGAGGGCCCCGGCGCAACGACCGACCAGTCCTGA
- a CDS encoding GAF and ANTAR domain-containing protein → MTLGTRESKISSAFIKLADTLVDDFDVVTLLHWLLEECTEILDTQAGGLMLVDAAGELQLIASTSEDANLVEVIQLAAGDGPCLECFRNGQAVTVSDLETEGARWPQFSEEALRIGFRSVHSTPLRLRGQTIGAMNLFSYHVGALAPDDVEVAQALADVATIGILQERSIRTAQMLADQLQHALDSRILIEQAKGVIAATLKTTVPNAFTILRTYARDRNLPLRQVADDVVSRRLQL, encoded by the coding sequence ATGACCCTAGGGACTCGTGAGAGCAAGATCAGTTCAGCCTTCATCAAGCTCGCGGACACCCTCGTCGATGACTTCGATGTGGTAACGCTCCTGCATTGGCTCCTCGAGGAGTGCACCGAGATTCTCGACACGCAAGCGGGCGGTCTCATGCTCGTCGACGCGGCCGGGGAGCTGCAGCTCATCGCCTCGACGAGCGAGGACGCCAATCTCGTCGAGGTGATCCAACTCGCCGCGGGCGACGGGCCCTGCCTCGAGTGCTTCCGCAACGGTCAGGCCGTGACCGTCAGCGACCTCGAGACGGAAGGCGCCCGTTGGCCACAGTTCAGCGAAGAGGCACTGCGGATCGGCTTCCGGTCCGTGCACTCGACGCCGCTGCGGCTCCGAGGCCAGACCATCGGGGCCATGAACCTCTTCAGCTACCACGTCGGCGCACTCGCGCCGGACGATGTCGAGGTGGCCCAGGCGCTGGCGGACGTCGCGACCATCGGGATTCTTCAGGAACGAAGCATCCGGACCGCCCAGATGCTGGCCGATCAGTTGCAGCACGCGCTCGACTCGCGCATTCTCATCGAGCAGGCCAAGGGCGTGATCGCGGCGACCCTGAAGACGACGGTACCGAACGCGTTCACGATCCTGCGGACCTACGCGCGCGACCGCAACCTGCCGCTGCGCCAGGTCGCGGACGACGTGGTGTCGCGGCGGCTTCAGCTGTAG
- a CDS encoding ABC transporter permease produces the protein MSTLTSTTRLLADHLRAGIRTSVLVALLVTLTVFVVALVPRAFAEVATAELRYELAEQPAVQLDLRGEGRMGFPPPHSGEPTVESVLGRTDKAIMGFPSKLPEPLADGAGTPVWILKSSSGAGVVRGVANLDLTVRLAIDLTWADRITYIDGAAPRPWVPEENPTGAENPIEIAMSKRTAAAMDVTVGDILEYPAGPLRIAGIYDLTDPDDTYWAHAFDLERPAIVRETGKPPRIQTTVFVDPETVLALQEPFILGTLAAWIPIDPNAYSYSDADTLATQIRNVTATPVALPDFGSLSLGTAFTDVIESTVASVSATSSLIALAASGLLGVLLATYALSIQALIRRRRAALGLASARGATLGQLRAVMLIESSLLALPGSALAIIAAALLVQQRVGPAGWLAPVILAIVPIALAAILVSPGSLREARQDISVRSRSSLRWVIEAAIAGAAVVALVLLQQRGLVASSDAVGVDPLLVAMPVLLAATVGLLALRLFPLPLRAVRALVRGRTAPVAEVGSARAVREPAIGAIATLALVVGVAIVVFSTIMVSTIAVGMQRAATESVGADLQVTAHDLPSTLLDEIRDIPGVGAAAPLTYRANLTLNDEAGEIRVSAVLTDPAQLAIVRPDLPSLVSGDTGGEYPVIVSEGLAERIKGSGLRLEDIDVQQVGVVPNSALPGLGDSWLVIDDGAADDLGLEAQVPSRVLVDLDDIDDTTVVDAVEAAVISAQPEQFVGSARIQDVRSELEHRREAPITAALQGSLVLVAGSTLLLTVLVVALAAAASAASRNRVVGVLRIIGMSPRQVRALVAWEFGPVAIASVLVGTTLGLGLPYLVTSVLDLRAFLGGTSLPVPSLDPGWIALAVGIYAITVLVAVLVTTALGRRFAPASTLKMGES, from the coding sequence GTGAGCACGCTGACCTCCACCACCCGTCTGCTCGCCGATCACCTGCGGGCGGGCATCCGTACGTCGGTGCTCGTCGCGCTGCTGGTCACCCTCACGGTGTTTGTGGTCGCGCTCGTTCCGCGCGCCTTCGCCGAGGTGGCCACGGCGGAGCTGCGCTACGAGCTCGCGGAGCAACCCGCCGTGCAACTCGATCTTCGGGGCGAGGGTCGCATGGGGTTCCCCCCGCCGCACAGCGGAGAACCCACGGTGGAGAGTGTGCTCGGCCGCACCGACAAGGCCATCATGGGCTTCCCGTCGAAGCTGCCGGAACCGTTGGCCGACGGCGCCGGCACACCGGTCTGGATCCTCAAGAGTTCGAGCGGCGCGGGTGTCGTGCGGGGGGTGGCCAACCTCGATCTCACCGTGCGCCTGGCGATCGACCTCACCTGGGCCGACCGCATCACCTATATCGATGGCGCCGCCCCCCGCCCGTGGGTCCCGGAGGAGAACCCGACGGGCGCCGAGAACCCCATCGAGATCGCGATGTCGAAACGCACGGCCGCCGCGATGGATGTCACGGTCGGCGACATCCTCGAGTACCCTGCCGGTCCACTCCGCATCGCCGGCATCTACGACCTCACGGATCCCGACGACACCTACTGGGCGCACGCCTTCGACCTCGAACGCCCGGCGATCGTCCGGGAGACCGGCAAACCGCCGAGAATCCAGACGACCGTCTTCGTCGATCCGGAGACGGTGCTCGCGCTGCAGGAACCCTTCATCCTCGGAACGCTCGCGGCGTGGATTCCGATCGACCCGAACGCCTACTCCTACTCGGACGCCGACACGCTCGCCACCCAGATCCGCAACGTGACGGCCACGCCCGTGGCACTGCCCGACTTCGGCTCACTCAGTCTCGGCACGGCGTTCACCGACGTGATCGAGAGCACCGTGGCATCCGTCTCGGCGACCTCCTCACTCATCGCACTGGCGGCCTCCGGTCTGCTCGGTGTGCTCCTCGCGACCTACGCGTTGAGCATCCAGGCGCTCATCCGCAGGCGCAGGGCCGCGCTCGGCCTGGCGTCGGCGCGCGGCGCGACCCTCGGACAGCTGCGAGCGGTCATGCTCATCGAGTCCTCCCTGCTCGCGCTTCCCGGTTCTGCCCTCGCGATCATCGCGGCCGCCCTGCTCGTGCAACAGCGAGTAGGACCAGCGGGATGGCTCGCCCCGGTCATTCTCGCGATCGTGCCCATCGCTCTCGCGGCCATCCTCGTCTCGCCGGGGTCGCTCCGTGAGGCGCGACAGGACATCTCGGTGCGCTCGCGATCGAGCCTGCGCTGGGTGATCGAGGCCGCCATCGCGGGCGCCGCCGTCGTCGCGCTCGTTCTCCTGCAGCAACGGGGGCTCGTGGCATCCTCCGATGCCGTCGGTGTCGATCCGCTGCTCGTCGCGATGCCCGTGCTGCTCGCCGCGACGGTCGGCCTGCTCGCGTTGCGCCTGTTCCCACTGCCGCTGCGCGCGGTGCGCGCCCTCGTACGGGGGAGGACGGCTCCCGTCGCCGAGGTCGGGTCGGCGCGGGCGGTGCGTGAGCCGGCGATCGGTGCGATTGCCACGCTCGCGCTCGTGGTCGGAGTGGCGATCGTCGTCTTCTCCACGATCATGGTGAGCACCATCGCCGTCGGAATGCAGCGTGCCGCCACCGAATCTGTCGGTGCCGACCTGCAGGTCACCGCTCACGACCTTCCCTCCACGCTCCTCGACGAGATCCGAGACATTCCGGGTGTCGGTGCGGCTGCCCCGCTCACGTACCGGGCCAATCTCACGCTCAACGATGAGGCGGGGGAGATTCGCGTCAGCGCCGTCCTGACAGACCCAGCCCAGCTCGCGATCGTGCGCCCCGACCTCCCGTCACTCGTCTCCGGCGACACGGGTGGCGAGTATCCCGTGATCGTCTCCGAGGGCCTCGCGGAGCGGATCAAGGGCTCGGGCCTTCGACTGGAGGACATCGATGTCCAGCAGGTCGGGGTCGTGCCGAACTCGGCTCTTCCGGGCCTCGGTGACAGTTGGCTGGTGATCGACGACGGTGCCGCGGACGACCTCGGGCTCGAGGCGCAGGTGCCCAGCCGCGTGCTGGTCGACCTCGACGACATCGATGACACCACAGTGGTCGACGCCGTCGAAGCCGCAGTCATCAGCGCCCAGCCGGAGCAGTTCGTGGGCTCGGCCCGCATCCAGGACGTGCGCTCAGAACTCGAGCACCGTCGCGAGGCACCCATCACGGCAGCACTCCAGGGCTCGCTCGTCCTCGTCGCCGGGTCGACACTGCTGCTCACGGTGCTGGTCGTCGCACTCGCGGCCGCTGCATCCGCTGCATCCCGCAATCGCGTCGTCGGGGTGCTGCGGATCATCGGCATGAGTCCCCGCCAGGTACGCGCACTCGTCGCGTGGGAGTTCGGCCCGGTCGCGATCGCGTCCGTTCTCGTCGGCACGACGCTCGGGCTGGGGCTGCCGTATCTCGTGACCAGCGTGCTCGACCTTCGCGCGTTCCTGGGCGGCACGTCGCTGCCCGTGCCATCGCTCGATCCCGGTTGGATCGCGCTCGCGGTCGGCATCTACGCCATCACGGTGCTGGTCGCCGTGCTCGTCACCACAGCACTCGGGCGGCGTTTCGCGCCCGCATCCACCCTCAAGATGGGAGAGTCATGA
- a CDS encoding PLP-dependent aspartate aminotransferase family protein: MAESDVHPESFTAQGLGWVDETTRALVPSIPMSSTFLRDPDNGYSSGRIYMRDQNPAFEPAEALITKLEHGEQTLLFGSGMAAATAVFMALHPGDHVLAPKVMYWSLRNWLLNFATSWGLDVELIEMTDAAAVRSAIRPGSTKLVWVETPANPLWTTTDIAATAEIADEAGALLAVDSTTATPVLTQPLLLGADLVMHSATKYLNGHSDLTAGSLTTRADNDHWQRVRSVRAQGGATLGSVESWLLSRGMRTLFLRVRAASDSALRIAEHFDHDDRVAEVLYPGLPGFQGHEVAARQMQGGFGGMLSIRVAAGEAAAIGVAANTKLWKRATSLGGVESLIEHRASIEGAGTPVPLDLLRLSVGIENPADLIADLDQALNR; this comes from the coding sequence ATGGCTGAGAGCGACGTACATCCGGAGAGTTTCACCGCCCAAGGTCTCGGGTGGGTCGACGAGACGACTCGCGCACTCGTGCCGTCGATCCCGATGTCGAGCACCTTCCTGCGCGACCCGGACAACGGTTATAGCTCCGGCCGTATCTACATGCGTGACCAGAATCCCGCGTTCGAGCCCGCGGAGGCGCTCATCACCAAGCTCGAGCACGGCGAGCAGACGCTGCTCTTCGGCAGCGGGATGGCTGCAGCGACGGCGGTGTTCATGGCGTTGCATCCGGGCGATCACGTGCTCGCACCCAAGGTCATGTACTGGAGCCTGCGCAACTGGCTGCTGAACTTCGCGACGTCGTGGGGCCTCGACGTGGAGCTGATCGAGATGACGGATGCCGCGGCTGTGCGATCGGCGATCCGCCCTGGCTCGACGAAGCTCGTGTGGGTGGAAACCCCCGCGAACCCGCTGTGGACCACCACGGACATCGCGGCCACCGCCGAGATCGCCGACGAGGCAGGCGCGCTTCTGGCGGTGGACTCGACGACCGCAACGCCCGTGCTCACGCAGCCGCTCCTGCTGGGGGCCGACCTCGTGATGCACTCGGCGACGAAGTACCTGAACGGGCACTCCGACCTCACCGCTGGCTCCCTGACGACTCGTGCCGACAACGACCACTGGCAGCGGGTGCGGTCAGTGCGTGCGCAGGGAGGCGCGACGCTGGGCTCGGTCGAATCGTGGTTGCTCTCCCGCGGCATGCGCACGCTCTTCCTGCGCGTACGAGCGGCGAGCGACTCGGCGCTCCGCATCGCCGAGCACTTCGACCACGACGACCGGGTGGCCGAGGTGCTCTACCCGGGCCTGCCGGGCTTCCAGGGCCACGAGGTGGCGGCTCGCCAGATGCAGGGCGGGTTCGGCGGGATGCTGTCGATCCGGGTTGCGGCGGGGGAGGCTGCGGCGATCGGCGTTGCCGCCAACACGAAGCTGTGGAAGCGGGCGACATCCCTCGGCGGTGTCGAGAGCCTCATCGAGCACCGCGCGAGCATCGAGGGTGCCGGCACTCCCGTACCACTCGACCTGCTCAGGCTGTCCGTCGGCATCGAGAACCCAGCCGACCTCATCGCGGACCTGGACCAGGCGCTCAACCGTTGA
- a CDS encoding pyridoxamine 5'-phosphate oxidase family protein, whose translation MDEQPLVVLDSAACWRLLGDAEVGRLAVAPAGDVDIFPVNFVVHDGCLYFRTAPGSKLFELSVNPAVALEIDGWDDRSAYSVVVKGTAERLESQAEIDSADRLPLAPWLPTPKYRWVRIRPGLISGRSFLRGVEPERY comes from the coding sequence ATGGATGAGCAACCGCTGGTCGTTCTGGACAGTGCCGCGTGTTGGCGCCTCTTGGGTGACGCCGAGGTGGGGCGTCTCGCTGTGGCGCCCGCCGGTGACGTCGACATCTTTCCCGTCAACTTCGTCGTCCATGACGGCTGCCTGTACTTCCGGACCGCCCCTGGCAGCAAGCTCTTCGAGCTCTCGGTGAATCCCGCCGTGGCGCTCGAGATCGACGGCTGGGATGACCGTTCGGCCTATAGCGTCGTGGTGAAGGGGACGGCCGAGAGGCTGGAAAGCCAGGCCGAGATCGACTCGGCCGACCGGCTGCCCCTCGCTCCGTGGCTGCCCACTCCCAAGTACCGATGGGTGCGCATCAGACCGGGCCTCATCAGCGGGCGGTCCTTCCTCCGGGGCGTGGAGCCCGAACGGTACTGA
- a CDS encoding GAF and ANTAR domain-containing protein has product MDSPSTTSPFGQADLCRPFLSALPISGATIAVMAASGARVTLCSTDSVAARLDELQFELGEGPQWSAASTGTAVMIPDAASDAHDEWPVFGAALALLDVGAVFSIPIKMGAVILGVVTLYSTRPRELTPVQEDTALAIASAIAGAAAQEALRLAGDEAPVDEASGSPASRREVHQATGIILVQLNTTATVAYSRLQAYAFAQGRTVQAVAHDVVAGVITFEDTAL; this is encoded by the coding sequence ATGGACTCGCCATCGACAACGTCGCCCTTCGGGCAGGCGGATCTGTGCAGACCCTTCCTGTCCGCGCTTCCCATCTCGGGGGCGACCATCGCCGTCATGGCGGCCTCCGGTGCGCGGGTCACGCTCTGCTCGACCGACTCCGTCGCGGCACGACTCGACGAGCTGCAGTTCGAGCTCGGCGAGGGGCCACAGTGGTCGGCCGCCAGCACGGGAACGGCCGTGATGATTCCGGATGCGGCATCCGACGCTCACGACGAGTGGCCGGTGTTCGGCGCTGCCCTCGCTCTACTCGACGTCGGCGCCGTGTTCAGCATCCCGATCAAGATGGGCGCGGTGATCCTCGGGGTCGTCACGCTCTACTCGACACGACCGCGCGAGTTGACGCCGGTCCAGGAGGACACCGCCCTGGCCATCGCCTCGGCGATCGCTGGTGCCGCCGCCCAGGAAGCGCTGAGGCTGGCGGGCGATGAGGCTCCCGTGGATGAAGCGTCGGGCAGTCCGGCCTCTCGCCGCGAGGTCCACCAGGCCACCGGCATCATCCTCGTGCAGCTCAATACGACGGCAACCGTCGCATACTCGCGGCTACAGGCCTACGCTTTCGCCCAAGGGCGAACCGTGCAGGCGGTGGCCCACGACGTGGTTGCCGGCGTTATCACCTTCGAAGACACAGCACTGTGA
- a CDS encoding ABC transporter ATP-binding protein produces MTLQIECSDLVKIFSAEGVEVQALQGLTLRVERGELTAIVGASGSGKSTLLAILTGLEVPTAGRATVAGHDLLAMSAAQRTRYRRDTVGFVWQQTSRNLLPYYTARQNTAMPLALAGMPRAKRAERVEHLVELLDMGDFAGRRPAQLSGGQQQRVAIAVALANEPEVLFADEPTGELDDINSQLVFDALGAVNRELGVTVLIVTHDEEVSSKVRRTVQIRDGRLSTEVHRSTETDEFGEERHRSQEFVVLDRVGRLQLPQEYVRSLGLSGLVRVELAEDHAQVHPTDRSKEADR; encoded by the coding sequence ATGACCCTCCAGATCGAATGCTCCGACCTGGTCAAGATCTTCTCCGCGGAGGGGGTCGAGGTGCAGGCGCTGCAGGGACTCACGCTCCGCGTGGAGCGCGGCGAACTCACCGCCATCGTCGGGGCTTCCGGCTCCGGCAAGTCCACCCTGCTCGCCATTCTCACCGGACTCGAGGTGCCGACGGCGGGCAGGGCCACCGTCGCGGGCCACGACCTCCTCGCGATGTCTGCCGCGCAGCGCACGCGCTACCGACGCGACACCGTGGGGTTCGTCTGGCAGCAGACCTCGCGTAACCTCCTGCCGTATTACACGGCACGTCAGAACACCGCGATGCCGCTCGCGCTGGCCGGGATGCCTCGGGCGAAGCGTGCCGAGCGTGTCGAGCACCTCGTGGAGCTGCTCGACATGGGCGACTTCGCCGGTCGACGGCCTGCCCAGCTCTCCGGCGGCCAACAGCAGCGCGTGGCGATCGCGGTCGCGCTCGCCAACGAGCCCGAGGTACTGTTCGCGGACGAGCCCACGGGAGAGCTCGACGACATCAACTCCCAGCTCGTGTTCGACGCCCTCGGCGCCGTCAACCGCGAGCTGGGGGTGACGGTCCTCATCGTGACGCACGACGAGGAGGTGTCGTCGAAGGTGCGGCGCACGGTGCAGATCCGTGACGGCCGGCTCTCGACAGAGGTGCACAGGAGCACCGAGACCGACGAGTTCGGGGAGGAACGGCATCGCTCGCAGGAGTTCGTGGTGCTCGATCGTGTCGGTCGGCTCCAGCTGCCCCAGGAGTACGTGCGGAGCCTCGGGCTGAGCGGGCTCGTGCGGGTGGAACTCGCGGAAGATCATGCGCAGGTGCATCCGACCGACCGGTCGAAGGAGGCGGACCGATGA
- a CDS encoding helix-turn-helix domain-containing protein has protein sequence MAAREYGQYGGAARALELVGERWALLIVRDLLVGPRRYGELAAGLPRIPSNILATRLKELQAAGVIRRMPRSRVIIYELTPYGRELEPIVLALGAWGFKALGDPRDEQVITPDSMTMDLRTAFQPEVALALPSTSYAARVGEAELLIRVDGSVLDVERGRGPADLAFAVGPDIRRLITGELAADRAIETGVVDVLHGRADLLGRFATTFHVAA, from the coding sequence ATGGCCGCGCGCGAGTACGGACAGTACGGCGGAGCCGCACGAGCCCTCGAGCTCGTGGGTGAGCGCTGGGCGCTGCTGATCGTTCGCGACCTCCTGGTGGGCCCGCGCCGCTACGGCGAACTCGCCGCGGGCCTCCCGCGAATCCCGAGCAACATCCTCGCAACGCGCCTCAAGGAGCTGCAGGCGGCCGGCGTGATCCGACGGATGCCACGCTCCAGAGTGATCATCTACGAGCTCACGCCGTACGGCCGCGAACTCGAACCCATCGTGCTCGCGCTCGGCGCCTGGGGATTCAAGGCGCTCGGTGACCCTCGCGACGAGCAGGTCATCACACCGGACTCCATGACGATGGACCTTCGCACGGCCTTCCAGCCGGAGGTCGCGCTGGCGTTGCCGTCGACGTCGTACGCGGCGCGGGTGGGCGAGGCGGAGCTGCTGATCCGGGTGGACGGTTCGGTGCTGGATGTCGAGCGCGGTCGTGGACCGGCAGACCTAGCGTTTGCGGTGGGGCCTGACATCCGCCGCCTCATCACGGGGGAGCTCGCCGCAGACCGCGCCATCGAGACCGGCGTCGTCGACGTGCTGCACGGGAGGGCCGACCTGCTGGGGCGATTCGCGACCACCTTCCACGTGGCCGCGTAG